A segment of the Bactrocera neohumeralis isolate Rockhampton chromosome 3, APGP_CSIRO_Bneo_wtdbg2-racon-allhic-juicebox.fasta_v2, whole genome shotgun sequence genome:
TCAGCCTTACGAGAAACGTTcactatatgtataaatacctATAACGTAATCTACACTTAAAATAACATGAACAATAAAAGAATTTAGGTATATATTTCCGATATATCATGGCATAATATAGTATGATAAtgtcaaatgttttttataatattgtcaATGGGCATCGATCGGCATTAGTTGTAGTAATATTAGAAAGTAgttagttttttatacataaattacacaacttagcaacaaaaacaagatgTGATAAACCAAATGTCCAGGAAAAAGATGGCCTCAATCAAAACCAGATATTACTTATCATAAGTTTATTAGAATATATAATATGACAGAGAAAAACGCATTGAAAATTTCGATCtaagtaattttgtatttttataaataataaaatactatttttatatgCATAGTGATACCAAAATTGTACTACTCAAAATAAAATCTAGtaatataaattcataaaaaaatgcgtaaaataacagaaaaaacaTATGTAAGAGCATAAAACATAAAGACACTGCAAGAATGAAATAATTCAACATTCCTTACTTAGTTTCAACTCTCAATCtagtataaataaaacacaTGAAATTATAGTTAAGAAAAtcggtggtttttctaacctcAAATCATTATTAATTAGTCTTACCGGTTCCAAAAAATCTCAACAATAAAACCCCATCCTATATCTGTTATGTTTTTACGAGTTCATTTTATGATATTATCTTTTATTCGCggtattttttaaactatttgataagttatttgctctacatattatttaaaatttctttgaaataaaaattaaaaaaataaaagtcatgattttttttaacctaCGTATGtaggacaaaaaaaaacaaaaaaaaactacatttccaCATGTTTCAGTACAAATCTtcattatcgccttcaaaattgGTTTCTGAGCCAATAACTACTGTGATCACATTGAAAGATTTTTCTTcgatttcatttccttcaaagtaatccccttccgttgcaatacacttatgccaacgacttttccagtcatcatagcacttggaaaaatcctccgtcgtgatgaccatcagagccttcttcgattcagcttttatatcctcaattgaatcaaaatggtgtcctcggagtggtcatgtaaatttactgaataaccagaagttacacgagggtaaatcaggcgaatacggtggttgcggcacgatattagttgaaaatgtggcgaaatgatcacgaataaccaatgcaggaGATCCTGCATTATctcacttctttgttcaataaattcagacatagtaaaaatcgaagaattcttttttagaaataataatgaatattttgacgtaacATTTAGCACAGATGTTACTAACAGTACTATCAATTTACAGAAAAAGAAATTTACCGATATGAAAAACACgcgtataaattaaaaattcacctttcaatttgatcgcaGTAGTAGAACATGCCAATATTTAATCCAATTTTCTATACACTTGATATAAGCCTCGTCAGAGATGGATGCTAACAAATGATTGGATATACCAATCTAGGAATTTTTTTAACGATTCAGCTTGCGCAATTTTTATGAACCAGTCCTGATCAAAACTGATTACACGGAATTTCGACCGACGTTGTGATTTCATGAACTAAATAGTTGATAGTCGTTCATTTCTTTAGGAAATTGCCTAACAGTCCAAGCAGATATACACTGCTGGTCTTAGGTTAGACGCACCAATgttcttttcaaataaattaaaagtatactatatatcattCCCAAGGACTACCCAAACGAAGCATTTCCAAACAGAGGCATATGGAAAatactttaaaagaaaaaaaacactaTCTGAACAATCAGTACGCAATATTGTTAGAATTACTTTCAATTCGACTAAGTTAAGATTAAGGAATTAGCCGGAGTAAAAGCAAGTCTTATAACTGTTCAGTGTACAATCAGAAGTGCAGAACTCATAAAGCGtctaaaaatcaagaaaaaccCCCCTCTGTATGAACtacgcaaaaaaaataaaaaacacggCCTTGATTCGCGGAAGAATACATGATGTGGACTGTTCAATCTGACACACGACTTAATGATTGACCCTCAGTTGTCTTTACtgatgaaaaatgttttaaaaatgaccCGATGGCTTTCATTCGCGGAAAGAATACGCCAACACATGATGTGGACTTATGTTCAATTTGACACAACTGACTTAATGATTGAACGGCGTTCCCTTCAAAATATTGTTGGACTGatgaaaatttctattaaataataaatgacgTAATGGCTTTCAATACTATTATATAACGATCGCCAACAACAGCTCGAGAATGTGGAGTCATTATGGGGACTTGACTTGATTTGTATCGATCAGAAGATGAACGGCGTTTCCTTCAAAATATTGTTGGAGCCCGTATTTCCAAATTTCTATAtcattaaaacaataaatactaAACCTAGTGACCAGTAGTGTATATAAAAAGCTGTATCTTCGTTGTATGAGGTAGTTAAAGAAGATctgtagttaaaaataaaaatgtagtttgcagtctgtcgcgctctagaGGGTTTCGCTTTCACCCAAAACTAAGTTCATACACAATTTcttttcatgcctaattattttgcaaaacctaaaggGAAAGACATCCGATGAGTctatttcttacgggttatttcttagaatagttttgctatttttttttcaggtaGCCGTAGCAAAATTATCTTCTCCAAGATGAGAAAGGAGCTTcgttccaataaaaaaaatagaggCAAGAGGGTTTCTGCTTTACTTaactttttcttgttgttgcgtAAACTTGAAGTCTCACAGCGGAAAGACATTATCAAGATCGAATAGAAACGTTGCCGGTTATAAGAAAtggatgtaataaaaaatgcaacttAATTCACTCAGGCGCTCTCGGAATGATGTCTTCATAGACTTATCAAAAAGAAACGTTGAATGAACTAAATGGATGCAAACAAACTATTTACCGGCTTTCATCGGCAAAATAAGACACTATTTGAGGATACGAGTATTAAATTTTATCCCGTTttacacaaactgaacgatgaaaatcaaattcttatatGGAACACTTTTCTATTTGACGATTATTGCCCAAGGCAAAGGTATCATACGAGTAGTTGAAGAATATTTCCCGATCGGtccactataccatatagctaccatactaACAGAactttcaaaatcaatttcttgtatggaaacttctttGCTGAAaggtattttagcttcggtaCACCGAggttaaggttttttttttgttttaaagtaaatttggaGACTGCAGAGAACTTCAAACGGAGAGCAATACAACTCCATTAAGAGAGAACTCTCTCAGAGtagaatatttcatattttcgcttaCAACTGGTTACCAAAATCACACTATTGGAGCTGTTATGGTATTTTTTGAATGTTTAGAAACGAAACGAACTAATACAAAATGTTATtagaaatatgaataaatatagataaaaaaaaataacgagaCAATATTGggtttatattttgtaagtatTTTACACATTGTGTTAAATGGAAAAGTTAcaatgaaacaaataaaaattgtacgaATTAGCGACAAGCTCCTTTTTAGTTGTCACATAATTTTATTCCTTTATAATATATACCATACTacaatgtatacattttttattttattataaaaattgtcattgcttaataaaataaaaaaacaacaatattctaTATGatctgaatatattttttacattttttgttgaatataaaatttgtaaaaagttaTAATCATAATGACTAACATGTCTGTCTtcataaatataatactttggcttaatttatttcacaaatattctcaataattttaaaataattttttttttcactgacCGAGAAAAGAGAATAACTTGGTGAGCTAAATTCTGcggttcttttatttttatatttgatacaAAACTTTTGAacctgtatttttattttaagaaaatgcaCCATAAACTAAGGCGGATTTAGATATCTAAATTACATATAgagttttatatgtaaattcaCTTCTACTACTAATAGTACACAACTTTACGTTTATTCCATTCGAGAGCGATATCCATTAGGCTGGTGCCACGAATGAAATCCACCGCTACAATATTCGCATTTGCGCCCAATTCGTCGCGATAAAGTTCTGAAATACGCCAATTGACTTGATCGGCCATTTTTCGCAGTCCACCATATTTATCGAGTATAACACCCCACGTGTCGGGTGTAAGTTCTGCCATATCAGCAATGGGTCGGCTTGATAGGCGACTGCAAGGAATGGAGAGTTATTATAATTACAACAGATTAATGCGGGTAATGACCGAAGTACTAGGACTTTACCCTCGAGAGTGtcttataaaatcaaaattattatcaacATCTTATTCCTTCGATAATTACATTACAAATACGTATATGTATCTAAGaaaataatgtgaaaatttcaagttgatcgGTTCAGTCGtttcgaacaaaattttttcaccgactctgaaaacatcgtttcgagaaaaacacgtttaaagttcTTTGAGCCGATTACATTAAGCTaaagaaatcttaaaaatactCATATTTCCCAAACTATTTGCTAgatcaacttaaaattttcggataatatcgtcaaatatgtacatatgtctacaaaaaatatatattagcaAAACCGATATTTGAAATTCAGCAGGCGATATAACCCCTAAAgtttatttaagttttgaatTTCTTTAGGCTTTTATCAAATTTTCGATCCACTTACGAAACATCAAAGTTGTTAATTGAACGTAAGTACTTCTCCAGCTTTGGCCATGTTTGCACATTGCCCCAACGTTGCTCCACCGATCGAAATAGTGTATTTGGAAATTCAGCCACTACTTGGCCCTTATCATAAGCCAAAATGACGTTCTGTTGCCTTGACCAAATATCGTTTAATGTTGCGCGCCATGACGCTGAAGGATGCACGATAACATCGCCAAATTGCTGCTGTAAGAAACTGACCAGCAGACGATGAACGCCAAGACCTTTGCCGAAACCTGCAGTTTAATATAGGTATGTTAATGAGTTACTAAACCCTTAAATATAACTAGAAACGAGCGTTCCGAAATTTACTCACCAACCGGAAACTCTTTCAAACCGAATATCACAATCTCATTTGTCTCCAAGACGAACTCTTTAACTTGCTCGATAATTTCCGCTAGAGGACGCTGTCGTGTAACGCCATGATTAATGTAGAAACGCTCGGGCGTATTGCGATAATAACCAACGCGTATATCCAAATAACGTACACCGTGCAACAACTGACCGCGTATATCATCATCCTGTGTCAGCGCATACTTTGTGACGATCGTTTCGCGCAGTAGTGGATCGAAATTGGGTCTATACGAGCCGGAGTCGTGTGTGCCAGGTATGAAGAGATCGCGCATACGCATACCACCCACCTGTGCGCGCATTTCGCGCATCCACCGCGGGTAGGCGCGCAAACAGCTGGTGGCCAATATATCACCACTGGCATTCACATAACTCGCCCAAAAGCCATAGCAGCCCGTTTTGGCGGTCACATTGCGTGAGAGCCCATAATCAAAATATACACCCGTGGTGAACCATTGCGCGGCGGCGCTTGGTTGTAATGCAGCGACTATATCACCGCTGCCATTGTTTGAAATCCAATAAAGACGCGGGGGCATTGATGCTGTGGGTGGCGCCGCGTTGTAAGTATCCACAAAGCCGCTACCTTCAAAAGTGTCGCTCGCATTCGAACGCGCAACGTAATTGTGTTTGTTTTCACGTTCGAGTAGATAGCGCGTCGGCGAGGAAGTGCTGCGTTCGGTAACGCCATCGTTTGGCACAAAGCCGCTGCCTTCTGCGTTATCAAACGCGGCTAGCGGCGTGCCCGTAGTAAGCTCGACGCGTTCAAATTTATGTGGCGCCTGCATTGTAATCAATATGTGATCATCCTTGTGCGCAGGCGCATTGGTCCAAGACACCTCCAAAAAACGATGGCGCGCACTTATTGTCAGCCAGAGCCGCAATTGTTTTGGTTGCGCGTCGGGACGCGTGGCGCTTAAATCGTGTATGTCATCGTAGTTGTAAGGCAGCGCGGAAACCGTGCTTAGGCCACACAGCGCATAAATGTAAAGCCCCACGAGCGCTTCACACACTTTTATTGCTGACATTTTCAAAACGTAACTGCTGCAGTACAGGGTGTAGCGCCTCTGTGTAtgttatacaaatatgtatatatgtgtgtattgtaCTGTTATTTGTATTTATCACTTTCACTTACTGCTGACGCGACCacttgaattaaattaatttaaaacacttttcacgttttttcagtttgtttatcttttcagttaatttttcaaCTGCAACACTTGACGTCGTGTGtgaaaattgctttattttacaCGCTCGTTATTCACTTAAGTGACAACGCGACCACATGCACTTTGTTCTCGTATAAAGCGCTTTCAAACTGGCTGACTTGCGACTGGCGACGGACAGCGCGTGCAATTTCAACCGTTCAGTTTGAGTGTTTGAATCGTTCTAGATTTGTTTACAATATCATTTGTGCTTACAACTTAAGACAATAGTTGGAATAATTGTACATTAGTATTGTAACATAAGTAAACACAGTTCAAATAATTACATAGAAATGGAGTAATTCCCCAAATTGGGAAATTCGGTAATGAGGAGAATCATTTATTTGGACATTTGGCAGTATCATTTCCACTTCCtcgatatgtaaaaaaaattcactgtcTTATTTGATAATATCTTGCATAGTGGACTCTAGTGAGCCCAAGGTGCGACTTGAACTAGTGTCGGACAAGTAGAGGCtcctaataaaaaaatcttaagtGGACTTCAAAGTTaatagattttaaaatattttcattgccttTCCTTTAGAGAAgtataaaattaagtgaagaGAAGGTAGAAGACACGACAAAGAAACGCTCTTTGTTTAATTGCAGAGATTTCGATTGAAATCTCCTTCATTTTACACATCGTTTTATTTAGACATATAGACATAAAGGCAAAACTTTTGTCATGATGAGATAACAAGCTCTTCCATTTTTTTGTTCTGACAGTGTCACATATGCAAAAAAGAGGTAGTTATAAGAATTCACAGATTCATATTACTTGAGAATATACGAAAAACCCCACTTATTCTAAGCTTGGATGGCTTGGGAGGCTTTGTCTTAGTTTATAGAAATATCTTTCATATATGAATGAATATTCTACTTTCATTTCTGTTTCAGAGATGATACGGGCTTAAAATATCCAGTAAAAACAGGGCTTGATTTCTTCACAAACTCTCACTTAAGATTTTGTGGTCTTTCTAACACTAAAGATCGTCCACAACGAGCCTGCGTCTCATTTCTTTACCTTGAAaagagtatattaaatttgtcacgaagtttacAACACCCAAAAGCAAACGTCGGAGATTCTACATATAGTTATTTAGCAAcatttgtctgtctgtatataggcAAACTACTTAGTCCCTCattatttgagatatcgatcgcGTTTTTCTCCCCAAAACTCTGCTAATTTGTTGGCTTCGCCGATATCGGTCCACCAGGATATATCTGCGATACAAAAGTGATCGATCTAAGCCCAGTATTGtgtggaaacatttttttatttgatgggatatcttcccgaaatttagCCCGGGTTATGGTCCAAGGCTATGATGCGCTCTCCGAACAAaatgttcagatcagaccactttattacttttttcttcttttagtaATATTTACCTACTCTAATTCTCTACggtttttcattcataaaaatatctaGATCTACATAATCATACACCATATCAGCAAATAACTCTGACACTGCGCCAAATTGAGCACACGACCTGATCGCGGAAGACCTTCAAGCGTATACTGTTTACAAGCCCCAATTGGCTAGATGTCGCTGAAGCAAGCATCAACTTGACATAAGTAGTTATATTTACGCTGAGCTTCATAAATGTAATTGTAAGCGAGCATGTTGCTATAGCGGAGCATCAGACTCAGTATGTAAACAACACCTGCCTTGCATCTgtagaaatacatatttacatatacatatagacattcaagagtaaatttaaaaaggttAAGCGAGAACTACATAAATGGCAACTCAGgaacttttttcgattttataccCGAGGCATGAATACACTTAGGTTGTATTAAAATATCGAAACTATTGGAGGATGCAGTCATCTTTTTTTAGAAGGGTAAACGAGTGAAGCTGATGATATTTCAAATGATCACAACATTACGAAATCCAAACAAAGCAAGATCTACTACTATAAGCACTGAAACTGAAAGCTTCTAATCGTTATAATCTGGTTAGTTAAAGAATCATAAATTTATGGACTTATGGACCTTGTGTCGGATAAACTTGTACTGCTTGTATTCAGCTCTTCCCTACTTTTTCTTATCGCAATTATTTCAACAATCGATGCATGCGATT
Coding sequences within it:
- the LOC126752326 gene encoding PI-PLC X domain-containing protein 1, producing the protein MSAIKVCEALVGLYIYALCGLSTVSALPYNYDDIHDLSATRPDAQPKQLRLWLTISARHRFLEVSWTNAPAHKDDHILITMQAPHKFERVELTTGTPLAAFDNAEGSGFVPNDGVTERSTSSPTRYLLERENKHNYVARSNASDTFEGSGFVDTYNAAPPTASMPPRLYWISNNGSGDIVAALQPSAAAQWFTTGVYFDYGLSRNVTAKTGCYGFWASYVNASGDILATSCLRAYPRWMREMRAQVGGMRMRDLFIPGTHDSGSYRPNFDPLLRETIVTKYALTQDDDIRGQLLHGVRYLDIRVGYYRNTPERFYINHGVTRQRPLAEIIEQVKEFVLETNEIVIFGLKEFPVGFGKGLGVHRLLVSFLQQQFGDVIVHPSASWRATLNDIWSRQQNVILAYDKGQVVAEFPNTLFRSVEQRWGNVQTWPKLEKYLRSINNFDVSRLSSRPIADMAELTPDTWGVILDKYGGLRKMADQVNWRISELYRDELGANANIVAVDFIRGTSLMDIALEWNKRKVVYY